A genomic segment from Halorussus sp. MSC15.2 encodes:
- a CDS encoding coenzyme F420-0:L-glutamate ligase — MDVFAVPGLPEVRPGDDLAALVESRADIRDDDVLLVASTVVSKAEDRRADLDDFPAGPRAKEIAERLEAVSGEEKDPRFAQAVLEESTEVIVDAPFLLTATRFGHVGVNAGIDRSNVGDEGHDLLLLPERPSESADRIRRNLSADPAVIVTDTSGRPFRHGQRGVAIGWSGIQASRDWRGETDRDGHELEVTVEAVVDELAAAANLVTGEGDDGLPVAVVRDWEFGNHEGSDNLYRDVDGDFVRQALRGWEFARN, encoded by the coding sequence ATGGACGTGTTCGCGGTGCCGGGACTGCCAGAGGTCCGGCCGGGCGACGACCTCGCGGCCCTCGTCGAATCGCGGGCCGACATCCGGGACGACGACGTACTGCTGGTCGCAAGCACCGTCGTCTCGAAGGCCGAGGACCGACGCGCCGACCTCGACGACTTCCCGGCGGGACCCCGAGCGAAGGAGATAGCCGAGCGACTCGAAGCCGTCTCCGGCGAGGAGAAGGACCCCCGATTCGCGCAGGCCGTCTTGGAGGAGAGCACCGAGGTAATCGTGGACGCGCCGTTCCTGCTCACGGCGACGAGGTTCGGTCACGTCGGCGTCAACGCGGGCATCGACCGCTCGAACGTCGGCGACGAGGGGCACGACCTCCTGCTGTTACCCGAGCGTCCGAGCGAGAGCGCCGACCGAATCCGGCGCAACCTCTCGGCCGACCCCGCCGTCATCGTGACCGACACCTCCGGGCGGCCCTTCCGGCACGGCCAGCGCGGGGTCGCCATCGGGTGGTCCGGTATCCAGGCGTCGCGCGACTGGCGGGGCGAGACCGACCGCGACGGCCACGAACTCGAAGTCACCGTCGAGGCGGTCGTTGACGAACTCGCGGCCGCGGCGAACCTCGTGACCGGCGAGGGCGACGACGGCCTCCCGGTCGCGGTCGTGCGCGACTGGGAGTTCGGCAACCACGAGGGGAGCGACAACCTCTACCGCGACGTGGACGGCGACTTCGTTCGGCAGGCGCTCAGGGGGTGGGAGTTTGCGCGGAATTGA
- a CDS encoding 5,10-methylenetetrahydromethanopterin reductase produces MRGIELTPEHPVSDLVDIGREAEREGFDALFASCHYNNRDPFVVLDRVAAATDDLLVGPGVANPYESHPVSLASRVATLDETSGGRAVCGLGAGDRSTLRNLGFERDKPLRRVLETMKVSQKLWAGERVDHDGTFRATDAGLNYEVGAAREDDIPVYVGAQGPHMIRMSAKHADGVLVNASHPDDFAWADQQVEKGLAERPEDRGGRDEFDFAAYASVSVAEDAETAREAARPPVAFIAAGAAPPVLDRHDVDRDRAAEIGDAIESGDFEAAFDAVTPKMIDAFCIAGTPDAAAEKISGVLEYADSFVAGSPLGPDPKDAVSLVAGALDAAE; encoded by the coding sequence TTGCGCGGAATTGAACTCACGCCCGAACACCCCGTCTCCGACCTCGTGGACATCGGTCGGGAGGCCGAGCGCGAGGGGTTCGACGCGCTGTTCGCCAGTTGCCACTACAACAACCGCGACCCCTTCGTCGTCCTCGACAGGGTCGCGGCCGCGACCGACGACCTGCTGGTCGGGCCGGGCGTCGCCAACCCCTACGAGAGCCACCCGGTCTCGCTGGCCTCGCGCGTGGCGACGCTCGACGAGACCAGCGGCGGTCGGGCGGTCTGCGGTCTCGGCGCGGGCGACCGCTCGACGCTCCGGAATCTGGGCTTCGAGCGCGACAAGCCGCTCCGGCGCGTGCTGGAGACGATGAAGGTCTCCCAGAAGCTCTGGGCGGGCGAGCGCGTGGACCACGACGGCACCTTCCGAGCGACCGACGCCGGTCTCAACTACGAGGTCGGCGCGGCCCGCGAGGACGACATCCCGGTCTACGTCGGCGCGCAGGGACCCCACATGATTCGGATGTCCGCGAAGCACGCCGACGGCGTGCTCGTCAACGCTTCCCACCCCGACGACTTCGCGTGGGCCGACCAGCAGGTCGAGAAGGGACTGGCCGAGCGCCCCGAGGACCGAGGCGGGCGCGACGAGTTCGACTTCGCGGCCTACGCCAGCGTCAGCGTGGCCGAGGACGCAGAGACCGCCCGCGAGGCCGCGAGACCGCCGGTCGCGTTCATCGCCGCCGGGGCGGCCCCGCCGGTCCTCGACAGACACGACGTGGACCGCGACCGCGCGGCCGAAATCGGCGACGCCATCGAGTCCGGCGACTTCGAGGCGGCGTTCGATGCGGTCACGCCGAAGATGATAGACGCGTTCTGTATCGCCGGAACGCCGGACGCCGCCGCGGAGAAGATTTCGGGAGTGCTGGAGTACGCCGATAGCTTCGTCGCCGGGTCGCCGCTCGGTCCCGACCCGAAGGACGCGGTCAGCCTCGTTGCTGGGGCGCTGGACGCGGCCGAGTAG
- a CDS encoding TetR/AcrR family transcriptional regulator has protein sequence MPPENLFEESADDTRTAIMEATYRALTEYGYAGLTIQRIADKFDKSKSLLYHHYDGKDDLLVDFLEFVLDYAESNVPRSGDESAPKRLTAFIDSVFPPDPETDDEFVGVFVQLRAQAVQDDDYECHFTESDRYFRQHIAGVIEDGIEEGTFREVDAEQSAAFLVSLVNAALTERTTTDDPEALRAVRAEVDEYLETRLLANDDAGNSER, from the coding sequence ATGCCGCCGGAGAATCTCTTCGAGGAGTCGGCCGACGACACTCGGACAGCCATCATGGAAGCGACGTACCGAGCGCTGACCGAGTACGGCTACGCCGGTCTCACTATCCAGCGAATCGCGGACAAGTTCGACAAGAGCAAATCGCTACTCTATCACCACTACGACGGGAAGGACGACCTACTGGTCGATTTCCTCGAATTCGTCCTCGACTACGCCGAGAGCAACGTCCCGAGGAGCGGCGACGAGTCCGCGCCGAAACGGCTCACGGCGTTCATCGACAGCGTCTTCCCGCCGGACCCGGAGACGGACGACGAGTTCGTCGGCGTCTTCGTCCAACTCCGGGCGCAGGCGGTGCAGGACGACGACTACGAGTGTCACTTCACGGAGAGCGACCGCTACTTCCGCCAGCACATCGCGGGCGTCATCGAGGACGGCATAGAGGAGGGGACCTTCCGCGAAGTGGACGCCGAGCAGTCGGCGGCGTTCCTCGTCTCGCTGGTCAACGCCGCGCTGACCGAGCGCACTACGACCGACGACCCCGAGGCGCTCCGGGCGGTCCGAGCGGAGGTAGACGAGTACCTCGAAACCCGCCTGCTCGCGAACGACGACGCCGGGAACAGTGAGAGATAG